CCTGGTCGCCTCCGATACACTTCACCGGGCAGGATTGTTTGCGCGGCGGAGACATGATTGCTGGTCCCGCCGTCAGAACTGATCTTCCGCCAGCGCCAGCACCCCCTCGCCGCCCTTCGCCGTCACGATCGACGCTTCGAGCGCCGTCGCCTGCGGCAACACGTGTTCCGCGAAGAACTGCGCGGTCGCGATCTTCGCGCCGTAAAACGACGGATCTTCCGACTGCTTTTGCGCCGCCACCTGCAGCGCACGCGCCATCTGCCAACCGCCCAGCACGATCCCCGCGAGCTTCAGATACGGCACGCTACCGGCAAACACCGCGTTCGGATCGGTCTTCGTGTTCGCAACCACGAAATCAACCGCTGCCGCCAGCGAGCGATGTCCCTGCTCGAGGTAGCGCTTCATCGAACGGAACGCCGCGCCCTCGTGCCGCCCGAGCGCCTCGATCGTCTGCGCAACATCAGCCAGCAGCGCCTTCGCCACCGCGCCGCCGTCGCGCACCGTCTTGCGGCCGATCAGGTCGTTCGCCTGAATCGCCGTCGTGCCTTCGTAGATCGGCAGGATGCGCGCATCGCGGTAGTACTGCGCCGCGCCCGTTTCCTCGATGAAGCCCATGCCGCCGTGCACCTGCACACCCAGGCTCGTCACCTCGAGCGACAGCTCGGTGCTCCAGCCCTTCACGACCGGCACGAGGAATTCATAGATGGCCTGATGTTCGGCGCGCTTCGCCGCATCCGCATGACGGTGCGCGATGTCGCAATGGGCGGCTGCCACGTAGGCCAGCGCGCGCGAGCCTTCGGTGAGCGCGCGCATCGTCGCGAGCATCCGGCGCACGTCCGGATGATGGATGATCGACACCGACTGCTTCGCGCTGCCGTCGACCGGGCGGCTTTGCACGCGCTCCTTCGCATACGCGGCCGCCTTCTGGTACGCGCGGTCCGACACGCCCACGCCCTGCATGCCCACCGCGAAGCGCGCCGCGTTCATCATGATGAACATGTACTCGAGGCCGCGATTCTCCTCGCCGATCAGGTGGCCGACCGCGCCGCCGTGATCGCCGAACTGCAGCACCGCCGTCGGGCTCGCCTTGATGCCGAGCTTGTGTTCGATCGACACGCAATGCACATCGTTGCGCTCGCCCGCCGTGCCGTCCTCATTGACGATGAACTTCGGCACGATGAACAGCGAGATGCCCTTCACGCCTTCGGGCGCATCGGGCGTGCGCGCGAGCACGAGATGGACGATGTTCTCCGCCATGTCGTGCTCGCCCCACGTGATGAAGATCTTGGTGCCGAAAAGCCTGTACGAACCATCGCCCTGCGGCTCGGCGCGCGTGCGCACCAGCGCCAGATCGGAGCCCGCCTGCGGCTCGGTGAGGTTCATCGTGCCGGTCCATTCGCCCGAGATCAGCTTCGGCACATAGGTCTGCTTCTGCGCTTCGGTGCCGGCGGTGAGCAGCGCTTCGATGGCCCCGTCGGTCAGCAGCGGGCACAGCGCGAACGACAGGTTCGACGCGTTGAGCATCTCGATGCATGCCGTGCCGATCAGCTTGGGCAGGCCCTGGCCTTCGTAGTCGACAGGATGTTGCACGCCCTGCCAGCCGCCTTCGGCGAACTGACGGAAGGCGTCCCTGAAGCCGGGCGTGGCGGTGACGTTGCCGTCGCGCCAGCTGCTCGGGTTGCGATCGCCTTCGACGTTCAGCGGTGCGAGCACCTCGCCGCACAGTTTCGCGGACTCTTCGAGGACCGCCTGAGCGGTGTCGAGGTTGGCGTCCTCGAAGCCCGGCAGGGCGGCGACGGTGTCGAGGCCGGCCAGCTCCTTCATCGTGAACAGCATGTCTTTTACGGGTGCGGTATAAGTCATCGCGCGTCTCCTTCGTGTGTTTTGGATGAGTATATGCGTCGCGCGGCGAATCTGGCGCTTGCACAACGTGATCCGGATGCCTCATCGTAACGGGCGCGCCGGCCATGCCCAATATCCAAACCTGCCCTTTCATTGACAAAATCTGCCGCTTTGCAGGAACCCTCCGGGCGACGACCGAACGCGATTGCCTGCATCCTGGCCTTGGCGGGTTTTGTCAATGAATCGGCCTGGCCTGCCAGTGTCGCGGCTACCCTGTTTCAGTAGAATGAGTCGCAAGAGGCAACGCCCCGCAGATCTTCGCAATCTGCGGCAAAGACCTGATCGGATCCGACGTGCTAAAGGCGCTGCAAGTGCTGAACGCGCTGAAGGAACCCTGTCCCGCCTCAACAGAATTGAGACTGAACGCTCAGTCAGGAGACTTACCGATGAACCTCGTCGGCCAGATGATGTATATGCCCCTATTGCTTTCCTCGCTGCTTCAGCAGGCGGCACGGCATACCGGCAGCGTCGAGATTGTGTCGCGCCGGGTCGAAGGCGACATCCATCGCTACACCTATCGGGACTGCCACGCTCGCTCGATGCAGTTGGCCAACGCATTGACGAGCCGCGGCATCGTCGCGGGCGACCGCGTCGGAACCCTCGCGTGGAACGGCTATCGCCATATGGAGTTGTACTACGGCGTTGCCGGTATCGGCGCCGTTTGCCACACGATCAATCCACGCCTGTTCCCCGAGCAGATCGCTTACATCATCAATCATGCGCGCGACCGGTTGGTCTGCTTCGACATGTCGTTCGCTCCTCTCATCGAGCAGATTGCGCACTTGTGTCCACAGGTCGAAACGTGGATGATGCTGTGCGGCGAGGCCGCGTTGCCGCCATCGTTCGCGGTGCCGCTCGAGAGCTATGAGTCTTTTATCGATGGGCAGCCTCAGCACTTCGTCTGGCCTCAGTTCGATGAACTGCAGGCTGCGGTCCTCTGCTACACATCGGGCACGACCGGCAACCCGAAGGGCGTGCTGTATTCGCATCGCTCGCTCACGCTGATGGCTTACGCCTCCGTGTCACCGGATGCGCTCTGCCTGTCCGCGTGCGATGTCGTCTCGCCCGTGGTTCCGATGTTCCATGTGAACGCCTGGGGCTTGCCGTTTTCAGCGCCTATGGTCGGCGCGAAACTGGTCCTGCCGGGACCGAAGCTCGATGGCGAGTCCCTGTGCACGTTGTTCGAACAGGAAGGCGTGACTGTCTCGGCGGGCGTGCCGACCATCTGGCTCGGACTTGTGGATTACATGCGCCGCACCGGCAAGCGCAACCCTCTCTTCAAGCGGGCGATCGTCGGTGGCGCCGCGTGCCCGCCGCAACTGGCCACGTCGATGCGCGAATGCGGCATCGACACGATCCACGCGTGGGGCATGACCGAGCTGTCGCCGCTTGGCACGGTCTGTTCGCCCTCGCCCGGTTACGCCAGCAAGTGCGCCGACGAGCAGGCGCGCATCGACGCAAAACAGGGCCGCGCCATCGCCGGTATCGACCTGAAGATCGTCGGCTCCGGCGGCGAGGAGTTGCCGTGGGACGGCAAGTCGGCGGGTGACCTGATGGCGCGCGGCCACTGGGTGCTGGACCGCTACTACGGCGTGGACCAGTCGCCGCTCGAAGACGGCTGGTTTCCGACCGGTGACGTCGCGACGATCGACGCCGATGGCTATATGCAGATCACCGATCGAAGCAAGGACGTGATCAAGTCTGGCGGCGAATGGATCTCTTCCATCGAACTGGAAAACGTCGCCATGTCGCATCCGGAGATTGCCATGGCTGCCTGCATTGCATGCGAGCATCCGAAATGGGACGAACGCCCACTGTTGATCGCCGTGCGACGTCCGGACAGTGCGTTGACCGCGGCAGAACTGTTGGCGTTCTACGACGGCAAGGTTGCGAAGTGGTGGATTCCCAATGACGTCATCTTCGTTTCCGAGCTGCCGCTGACCGCGACGGGAAAGTTGCAGAAGCTCACGCTCAGGCAGCGCTTCGGCAAGCACTACGTCGAGGGGTCTGCTCCGTCTGCGTAGACTTTTACGTCAGGCCGTCCTGCGATACGTCTGGGGTGTACTACCCGTCCAGTGCCGGAAGGCGCGGTGAAACGCGGTGGGGTCGTCGAAGCCGACGTCGTAGGCAATGGCCCCGATGGCGTCGGCCGAACGCGTGAGACGCTGAATCGCAATATCGCGGCGCACTTCGTCCTTGATCGCCTGGAACGTCGTGCCCTCAGCCGACAGCCGGCGGCACAGCGTGCGGACGGAGTAATGCAGGTCGTGCGCCACGACCTCGACAGTCGGCATGACCGGAAGGCAACCGGCGATGTACTGGCGAACCCGGTGGCAAACCATCTGCTCGGCAAACGATACGAAGATCCAGTCTTCCGGCGCACGCGACAGAAACGTCTTCAGATCGGACTTGCGCTGCCGGATCGCCATGTCGAGGTAGTCGGCGTCGAAAGACATGATGGTTCTCGCGCAGCCGAACTGCACAGGCCCGGGGAAAAGATAGAGGTAGTCGCTCGCACGCGGCGGACGCACGAAATCGAACTCCACCTCGACAAGCGGAATCTTCTGCCCGATCAACCACGACGCCACGCCGTGCGCGAGCTTCAGCATCAGCTCGCGGCCCAGCACGCTGAGCGGTGGGCCGTCCGGATTCGCGGCCAGTTCGACGCGGCAGACATCGCCATCGCGTTGCGATCGGAAGTTGAACTCGTCAAGAAGCAGATGCAGGAACTGGCCAAACCGGTGCAGCGCGACTTCCAGTCGCGGGGCATCCAGAAGGCTCAGACACAGATATTTAAGCGTGCCATTGCGCAGCGGCCGGCTGAAGATACCCGGCATTTCGTCGTCGAGCTCATTGGCAAGCCTGCGATAGAGCGTCGAAAACTGCTCCTGGGTCACCCGCGCGCCTGGCTCGTGCAGCAATTCGTGCGGTATCCCCGACTGCTCTGCGAGACGCTCGACCGCAGCAGGGTCGGCGCCGGCGAGGAAGCCGTTGACGAGCGAGATAGGTACGGTGGCGGAAAGAGGATCCAAGGTTCGATGCCGGCAGATCGCGAACGCCGTGCATTGACGGTCCGCGCGTGGCCTATTTTGTCATAGGTCGCCATCGAATGCGAATCTCGCGCGCACAGCCGACCGGCCGAGGTGCGGCAGGGCGTGGGACACCGGTTCTCATACGGTTCGCTGTATAGCGTGTTCGAAATCCTGTAAACGGCGGACTGACGCCTGGTCGTTGCGGCATATTGCGATTATCTCGGCACTCGACGCCTCGTCGAAGGAGCGTCCGTCCCAGCCTCCGATCCAGGTGACTTCACGAAATCCAGCCGCATCGAGGTGGCGGGCAAGCACTGGCTGCGACATGAACCGCAGTTGGCTCCGACTGGTCAGGTGCACGCCTGCTTCGACGAAATCGTAGTGCGTGTCGAACTCAACGATTTCACCTCGAACCGAAGTGCATTCGTGGAATACCTCGACCTGACTGCCGTCGTCGGTGCGGATCGCGCGTCTGGAATGCTGCGCCGTCCATCCGAGCCACGGTTGAACCGCAGGGTTGCGGGTTTCGAACATGAATCGCCCGCCAGGCGAGAGACGCTCCCGAACCGCCCGCAGGGTTGCCGACACCTCGTCGTCGGTGAGAAGACACTGAAACGCATGCCCGATCATGGTCGCCACATCGAACGGCGTGTCGCCCGGCGCGGTGGCCGCATCTCCGACCAGCCAGTTCACCCTGTCCGCTCCGGCACGCCTGCGCGCATAGCCCAGCATCGCCGGTGACGGGTCGACCGCGACGACCTTGTGACCTCCGCTGGCCAAACGTACAGCGAAGACCCCGGTGCCACAACCTACGTCCAGCACGTATTTCGGCGGTGTCGCGATCTGCGCTTCATAGAACGTGAAATCATGATCGCCGGCGTTCAATAAATCGTAGATACCGATTAGTCTGCTATCAGAGTAAAGGGTGTTTTCAGTTTCGCCCACGCCTTTTCATCCTGTTGTTGTGTTGCTTTTTCTGCTGGACATCGCCTCTGTCGCTGCCGAAGCATGTTCAAGTCACGACGGCAATCAACGTTACCATCACGAGGACCACCGCCATTGACAGATTAAACAGTCGCGACGTTCCCGGTTCATGAAGAAAGCGGGACAGCGAAACGCCCGCCACCAGCCAGAACAAATGAATGATCACGATCATCAAGCTTAGCAGCGCTATTTTGACAACTGCGTCGAGGGTGTGGTTACCTGCGATGACGGTCGTTCCTGCAAACACGGCCGCAATCGCGAGATAGGCCTTGGGGTTTGCAACAGCCAGCAGAACGCCTCCGGTGAATGGCGGCGCTGCCAGTCGCCCTTTTTGTCGTTCAAGTGGCGGAGCAGTTGCGATCCTGTATGCCAGGAAAAGGATGTATGCGGCGGACACGACACTGAGTACCCGATCGCCATGCGGCACCGACGTCACCAGCGCCACGACGCCCATCGCCACCATCAGCAGCACCACGATCGTGCCCGCGATAAGACCGCCCGTGTAGCGAAGCGAGCGCCGAACCCCAAACGAGGCGCCGACCGCCGTCACGCTGATCGTCGAGGGCCCGGGGCTGCCCATGATGACCAGAGACGCGAGAATCAGGGCCGCCAAAGGTCGCCCTGTTTCCGACAGGGATGCGATCAGCCTTTCCATCTGACCTCCTGCAGTTGTACGATTAAAACAACTGTAAGGTGCGGCCACACAGCGAGTCTTGAACGATTGTGCGGGTCCGTCAATACCGTCCGTCATTGAAGCGATACGCACAACCCATCCGACGGAAGCTTGGTTCCTGTCGCACGACATTCTGGAGGCAACGTGAACGCGCACGAGCAAAACCCGGGCGTTCGACCTGATACGACCGACTCCGCCGGCGACTGGATTCGCCGTTCGGGTAGACCGAGTGGGATCGAAAGGATCGAAGCATTCTTTCACGGCCATGGCTACGAGATGCATCGCCACGATACCTACGCAATCGGTGTGACCCTCGGTGGAGTTCAGTCATTCAGCTATCGACGGGAGAAACGTCACAGTCTTCCCGGACAGATCATCGTGCTGCATCCCGACGAGGAGCACGACGGCGAAGCGGGAACGTCGGCTGGCTTCATGTATCGCATGGTGTATGTCGCACCCGCGCTGCTTCAGGAGGCGCTCGGCGAGAAGCCGCTGCCGTTTGTCCCCGGGGGCATCTCAGACGACGCACGCTTGCGCGCCGCCGTGCACGCCATGCTGCTGGACGAGGAAGCGCACAGCGACGCTCTTGCCCAGGACGATGCACTGTTCGATCTGGCAGCAGCGCTGGACGCGGCGGCAGGCTCTCCCGCGCAGCGACATTGCGGCGATTTCCGCGCGGCGCAGAAAGCGCGCGAGTACATCCATGACGCGCTGGACCGCCCTGTGACGCTCGACGAACTCGCGCTCGCCAGTGGACGCGACCGCTGGAGCCTGTCTCGAGACTTCAGAAGCTTCTTCGGCACCAGCCCTCATCGTTACCTGACCATGCGACGGCTCGATCTTGTGCGCGGCCTGATGTTGCGCGGGCACTCACTCGCCGATTGCGCGGTGGGTGCGGGCTTCGCGGACCAAAGCCACATGACCCGGCAGTTCATGAAAGCGTATGGTGTGTCGCCGGCGAGGTGGTTGAAGATCGTCGATGCTGGCGGCCATGCCGGTCGCTGAACCCGCACAATCGTTCAAGACCCTGCACCGCGCCAGCGCGAGACTTGTAACTTCATTTATCGCAAGGAGCTCAGCATGGCAGCCGAAAGTCAAACGCCCCAGGTCGATCAGGTCCAGCGCAGTCCCGTCAACTTCGACGCGAAGTTATCGCTGATTAGCGAGCAATGGTCGCCCCGTGTGGTCGCCGAGATGAACTGCAGCACGAGACTAGGGGCGGCAAAAGAACTCAACGTGATGTTCGGCGTGACGTTCACAGACGCGGACGGCAAGACGCATGCGACAAGACATACGCTGGAAGACTTTCAGCGGCTGTCGCCAAAGTCGAAAATGGTCGGCGAGGTAACGACGGTCGAAGCGATCACGAAAGCGGCAACGATCGAAACGATCACAGACGCAACAGCCGCCATGCAATAAGCGATGCCGGCGCCTTTCCGGACGGTAATGAAAGGGCTCACGGCAGACTTCCGCCTGCCACAACATGAACGACGCGATTAAATTCGAGTATCTCGAAGTGCTCGAAAAGCACGGCAGACGAGTTGCGAACCGTTGGTTAGTCGTCAAGCTTGAATTGAAAGCGCCTTTCCCTTTGCGTGATTTCTATCTGCTTTATGGGAGGGCGCGATCAATTTTGAAGTGCAACACCTTGATCTGCTAAGGTGCGCACATGACTACAAGAAAGTATCAGCAGTTGCAGCCTGAAGAACGTATCACTATTGCCAGCATGAAACAGCAGGGTTTGAGCGTGCGGGCCATGGCCCGCACGCTTGACCGCTCAGCTTCGAGCGTCAGCCGTGAACTGGCGCGTAATGCGTGTCCGGTGCGCGGCTACGCTTCGGCAGTCGCGCAGGCCATCAGTTCGAACCGGCGGGCTACAGCGCGCACGCCGGGTAAGCTTAATCCCCAAGGCGCACTGTGGCGCATTGTGCTCAGTCTGCTTAGCTGGAAGTGGTCGCCGCAGCAGATCTCCGGTACGCTGACGCGCATGTGGCCCGATGACCCTTCCATGCAC
The DNA window shown above is from Paraburkholderia sp. BL10I2N1 and carries:
- a CDS encoding 3-(methylthio)propionyl-CoA ligase, translated to MNLVGQMMYMPLLLSSLLQQAARHTGSVEIVSRRVEGDIHRYTYRDCHARSMQLANALTSRGIVAGDRVGTLAWNGYRHMELYYGVAGIGAVCHTINPRLFPEQIAYIINHARDRLVCFDMSFAPLIEQIAHLCPQVETWMMLCGEAALPPSFAVPLESYESFIDGQPQHFVWPQFDELQAAVLCYTSGTTGNPKGVLYSHRSLTLMAYASVSPDALCLSACDVVSPVVPMFHVNAWGLPFSAPMVGAKLVLPGPKLDGESLCTLFEQEGVTVSAGVPTIWLGLVDYMRRTGKRNPLFKRAIVGGAACPPQLATSMRECGIDTIHAWGMTELSPLGTVCSPSPGYASKCADEQARIDAKQGRAIAGIDLKIVGSGGEELPWDGKSAGDLMARGHWVLDRYYGVDQSPLEDGWFPTGDVATIDADGYMQITDRSKDVIKSGGEWISSIELENVAMSHPEIAMAACIACEHPKWDERPLLIAVRRPDSALTAAELLAFYDGKVAKWWIPNDVIFVSELPLTATGKLQKLTLRQRFGKHYVEGSAPSA
- a CDS encoding AraC family transcriptional regulator, yielding MDPLSATVPISLVNGFLAGADPAAVERLAEQSGIPHELLHEPGARVTQEQFSTLYRRLANELDDEMPGIFSRPLRNGTLKYLCLSLLDAPRLEVALHRFGQFLHLLLDEFNFRSQRDGDVCRVELAANPDGPPLSVLGRELMLKLAHGVASWLIGQKIPLVEVEFDFVRPPRASDYLYLFPGPVQFGCARTIMSFDADYLDMAIRQRKSDLKTFLSRAPEDWIFVSFAEQMVCHRVRQYIAGCLPVMPTVEVVAHDLHYSVRTLCRRLSAEGTTFQAIKDEVRRDIAIQRLTRSADAIGAIAYDVGFDDPTAFHRAFRHWTGSTPQTYRRTA
- a CDS encoding acyl-CoA dehydrogenase, whose translation is MTYTAPVKDMLFTMKELAGLDTVAALPGFEDANLDTAQAVLEESAKLCGEVLAPLNVEGDRNPSSWRDGNVTATPGFRDAFRQFAEGGWQGVQHPVDYEGQGLPKLIGTACIEMLNASNLSFALCPLLTDGAIEALLTAGTEAQKQTYVPKLISGEWTGTMNLTEPQAGSDLALVRTRAEPQGDGSYRLFGTKIFITWGEHDMAENIVHLVLARTPDAPEGVKGISLFIVPKFIVNEDGTAGERNDVHCVSIEHKLGIKASPTAVLQFGDHGGAVGHLIGEENRGLEYMFIMMNAARFAVGMQGVGVSDRAYQKAAAYAKERVQSRPVDGSAKQSVSIIHHPDVRRMLATMRALTEGSRALAYVAAAHCDIAHRHADAAKRAEHQAIYEFLVPVVKGWSTELSLEVTSLGVQVHGGMGFIEETGAAQYYRDARILPIYEGTTAIQANDLIGRKTVRDGGAVAKALLADVAQTIEALGRHEGAAFRSMKRYLEQGHRSLAAAVDFVVANTKTDPNAVFAGSVPYLKLAGIVLGGWQMARALQVAAQKQSEDPSFYGAKIATAQFFAEHVLPQATALEASIVTAKGGEGVLALAEDQF
- a CDS encoding LysE family translocator → MERLIASLSETGRPLAALILASLVIMGSPGPSTISVTAVGASFGVRRSLRYTGGLIAGTIVVLLMVAMGVVALVTSVPHGDRVLSVVSAAYILFLAYRIATAPPLERQKGRLAAPPFTGGVLLAVANPKAYLAIAAVFAGTTVIAGNHTLDAVVKIALLSLMIVIIHLFWLVAGVSLSRFLHEPGTSRLFNLSMAVVLVMVTLIAVVT
- a CDS encoding class I SAM-dependent methyltransferase produces the protein MGETENTLYSDSRLIGIYDLLNAGDHDFTFYEAQIATPPKYVLDVGCGTGVFAVRLASGGHKVVAVDPSPAMLGYARRRAGADRVNWLVGDAATAPGDTPFDVATMIGHAFQCLLTDDEVSATLRAVRERLSPGGRFMFETRNPAVQPWLGWTAQHSRRAIRTDDGSQVEVFHECTSVRGEIVEFDTHYDFVEAGVHLTSRSQLRFMSQPVLARHLDAAGFREVTWIGGWDGRSFDEASSAEIIAICRNDQASVRRLQDFEHAIQRTV
- a CDS encoding AraC family transcriptional regulator; amino-acid sequence: MNAHEQNPGVRPDTTDSAGDWIRRSGRPSGIERIEAFFHGHGYEMHRHDTYAIGVTLGGVQSFSYRREKRHSLPGQIIVLHPDEEHDGEAGTSAGFMYRMVYVAPALLQEALGEKPLPFVPGGISDDARLRAAVHAMLLDEEAHSDALAQDDALFDLAAALDAAAGSPAQRHCGDFRAAQKAREYIHDALDRPVTLDELALASGRDRWSLSRDFRSFFGTSPHRYLTMRRLDLVRGLMLRGHSLADCAVGAGFADQSHMTRQFMKAYGVSPARWLKIVDAGGHAGR